DNA from Campylobacter concisus:
TTTTACACTCAGATGCCAGCTCGTGAAGCGTGTAAGAGTTGATAACTCTTACATCAAATGGTTGGCCATTACCAGTTTTAAGCCATTCGTCTGATATAGTAAAGACTTTAGAAAAGTTTTCTAAAAAACTAAAACTAGGGAATGATTTAAGTTTTAAAATGGCATCTAGTTGTTCAAAGCTGGCTTCGCCCAGTTTTTCGCTTGCTGTAATAGTATTAATCCCAAATTCTTTTAAGACATACTTCATTCTTTCGACGAGCATTTGTCCATCGTCCTTAACGCTTGGATTGCTACTGTTAGTGTTTATGGCAAGGATTGCAGATATATTTTCTGCCAAATTGGATAGCAGCTTTGTTTTATAGTGTGTTTCTAGCATAAGCTCTAAGGCTAGGCGAGTGACTTTTGTCATTCTACTTTCGTCGCTCCAGGTATCGAGTGTAGCTTTAGTAAATCCCAGCTTATCTGCAAGCTCAAATCTTGTTAGACCATAAAGGTCACATACTTCTTGATGCAAGAAGGTCTTTTCTTCTTTAGGTTTTGGTCTAAAAAAACTCATTTTTTCTCCTTTTAGGGTAAAAATTAAAGAAATTTTATCATAAATATTTTATAAAATCAAGTAATAACATAATATTATATAAAATTTATGATTGTAACTATAAATATATATAATATAAGCATATATTAAGCAAATAAATATTATAATTAAATTAATTAAAAAGCTTAAAAGCGAAA
Protein-coding regions in this window:
- a CDS encoding transcriptional regulator, whose protein sequence is MSFFRPKPKEEKTFLHQEVCDLYGLTRFELADKLGFTKATLDTWSDESRMTKVTRLALELMLETHYKTKLLSNLAENISAILAINTNSSNPSVKDDGQMLVERMKYVLKEFGINTITASEKLGEASFEQLDAILKLKSFPSFSFLENFSKVFTISDEWLKTGNGQPFDVRVINSYTLHELASECKNFEKLYIIHSKDNKPHTKIVVEYQAGKFDIFRMDFCIGDNFIMGGSEAIDLFSLYKFYRENEHKISLLTLEREEYDKLISREHYAGNILKKSHNSYMLDDLFDLDYYNKEKYGDFFVECTDIIKSKKESEEKRTQKEKKC